From the Deinococcus gobiensis I-0 genome, the window CCCGCTTCGGCACGGCGCACGGGGCCTCGCCGGTGCTCACGCCCGCCGCCTACGCCGAACTTCTGGACGGCCTGGGGGCACAGGACGTCACCGCCCTGAGCAAGGTCTACCCGGTCGTGCTGCCGGGCGCGGCGGGCCTCGTCGAGTGGACGCGGGGCACGGCCCTCGTGCCCTACCTGTCGCGGCTCTCGGCAGAGGATGGCGAGCGCTTTCTGGCGGCCTACCTGGAACGGCTGCGGGCGGCCTTTCCGGGCGAGCGGGTGTACTACGCCTTCACGCGGGTGCTGTTCGTGGCGGGCCGGCCCACGGATTGATCAAGCCCGCTTCGTGCGGCGCAAATGAAAGGCGGGGTGGGGCCGGGTAGGCTCGGGCATGACCAAAGACCACCACAACGGCACCGACCGCCACGAGGACCGGGGCCAGGGCGAGGGCCACCAGCAGATCGGCGATCAGCAGCAGCCCAGCGGCGGCAAGAACTACCGCGAGGACGAGCCGACCCCGCCGAGCACCGGCAGCAGCAGCAACGACGACCACTCGGGCAAGGGCAACGACAGCTAGAGCCGTCCTTCCCCCATCCGCCCGCACCCGGGCGGTTTTTTTTGCCTACACCCCGCGCTTCTTCGTGCCCTTCATCGGCGCGTGGCTCCAGGGATCGTCGGGCCAGGGGTGCTTGGGGTAACGGCCACGCAGGTCCTTGCGCACCTCGAAATAACTCGAATTCCAGAAGGAACGCAGGTCCTGCGTCACCTGCACCGGGCGGCCGGCCGGCGACAGCAGGTGCAGCAGCACGGGCCGGCGCCCACCATCCACCGTCGGCGTCTCGGCGAGGCCGAACAGTTCCTGCAACTTCACGGCCAGGATGGGCGGCTCGCCCACGCGGTACTCCAGGCGGATACGGCTGCCGGTCGGCACCTCCAGGTGGGTGGGGGCCAGCTCGTTCAGGGTCTGGGGCAGCGGCCAGGGCAGCAGGGCCTGGAGGGCGGGCAGCACGTTCACGCGGGCGAGGTCGTCGCGGGTGCGCGCGCTGCCCAGCGCCGGGCCGAGCCACGTTTCCAGCGTCGCCAGCAGCGCCGTATCCGAGAGGTCGGGCCAGGCCTCACCGGGCCGCCACGCCCGCAGCGACTCCACACGCGCCCGGAACTGTTCGGCCTCCGGGGAAAAGGTCAGGAGGTGCAGGCCCTCCTCGCGCACGGCCCCGGCCAGGGCGGCGGCGCGCAGCTCGGCGGGCACGCCCGAGAGGGGCCGCGTGGCGAGCACCAGCGCGCCCACCCGACGCTCCTGCTGGGCGACCAGGGTGCCGGTGCGGCCGTCCCAGCGCACCACGTCCTGCCACGCCGCGCGGGCCTCCAGCGCACCCACATCCAGTGGCGCCGCCAGGTAGATGCGGCCCTCGGCCTGCCCGGCGTCGAGGTGCGCGACCGCCAGGGCCGACGCTCCGGCGAGCGCGTCCCCCTCGGGCAGCGCCGCGCCCTGCCCGCCCGCGAGCAGGAAGCGCCCGCGCGCCAGCCCCGTGCCCCCGGCCCGCGCCAGGGCGGCCCGCTCGGGGTAGGCCAGGGTCAGCAGCGCCCCGACATCGTAGGGGTCGGGGGGCGTGTGGTCGGGCTGAACCTTCAGCAGCCCGCGCCACTGCTTCGAGAGGCGCTCGACCCGCTCCAGCACGCCCACGTCGCCCGCGTGGGGTCGGCGCGCCCGCCACGCCCGCAGCGCCGCGACCCGCTCGCTCAGGTCGGCGCCGCTGCCGGGGGGCAGGGGGTCGCGTTCTTCGAGCAGGGCGGCTACGTCGGCGGCCAGGGCGGGGTCGTCTCCCGCCGTGAGCAGGTGCGCCAGCCGGGGATGCGTCGGGAAGTCGAGCAGGCGACTCCCCGCCGGGGTGATGCGGCCTTCGGCATCGAGCGCGTCCAGGTCGCGCAACAGCGTGCGGGCCGTGTCGATGCGGGCAGGCGGCGGCGCGTCCAGCCAGGGCAGCCCGGCGGGGTCGGGCGTGCCCCAGCCGGCGAGTTCCAGGGTCAGGGGCGCGAGGTCGGCCTCCAGGATCTCGGGGGGGCGGGCGGCAGGCAGCAGCGGCTGCGTGCGCGCGGGCCACAGCCGGTACGCCACGCCGGGGGCGGTGCGGCCCGCGCGGCCGGCGCGCTGGTCGGCGCTGTCGCGGGTGACGCGCCCCGTGACCATCCGCGACAGGCCGGTGCCGGGGTCGAAGGTCTGGGTGCGGCTCAGGCCGCCGTCCACCACGACCCGCACGCCGTCGATGGTCAGCGAGGTCTCGGCGATGCTGGTCGCCAGCACCACCTTGCGGCCACCCGGACCACTGGAGCCGGGGCGCAGCGCCCGCGCCTGTTCGGCCAGTGGCAAGTCGCCGTAGAGGGGCAGCACGGTCGCCGCCGCGTCCGACAGGCGGGCCTGCGCCGCGCGAATCTCGCGCACGCCGGGCAGGAAGGCCAGCACGTCGCCCTCCTCGCGCTCCAGCGCCGCGCGCACCGCCCGCGCGACCGTGTCCTCGACGCGGCCCACCGGGTCGGCCTCCAGATAGCGCACCTCGACCGGGTAGGCGCGGCCGGCACTCTCGACCAGGGGCGCGCCCAGACGGGCGGGCAGCTCGGGGTCGAGGGTGGCCGACATGACCAGCACGCGCAGGTCGTCGCGCAGGGCGCCCTGCACCTCGCGCAGCAGCGCCAGGGCGAGGTCGGCGTTCAGCGAGCGCTCGTGGAACTCGTCGAGGATGACCAGCCCCACACCCGCGAGTTCCGGGTCGCGTTGCAGGCGCCGGGTCAGGATGCCCTCGGTCACGACCTCCAGCCGCGTGCGGGCCGACACGCGCGACTCGAAGCGCACCCGCGAGCCGACCGTACCGCCGACCTCCTCGCCCAGCCCCTCGGCCAGCCGGGCCGCGACCGCCCGCGCCGCCACCCGCCGGGGCTGGAGCATGATGACGCCCTGACCCGCGAGCCACGGCTCGTGCAGCAGCTCCAGCGGCAGGGCCGTGCTCTTGCCCGCGCCGGGCGGGGCCTGCAACACGACCAGCGGGTGCGCGGCCAGCGCGCGGCGAACCTCGGGGATGACCTCGGCGATGGGGAGGCCAGGAAAAACGCTCACGGGCAGGATGCTACGGGAAGTGGCGCGCAGCATGTGTGGGCGGCGCATGCCCGGCAGCCCACCACCACCAGCCGAGCAGCAGGGCCGCCGCGTAGATCAGGAGCATCAGGGCCAGGCCCCAGCCGCTGCGGGCCAGGCGGCGGGGGTGGGCCTCCGCCGCCCGGCGGGCGTCGGCCAGCACCTCGGGCGGCAGCAACCGCAGCGCCAGCCACAGCCCCGCCGGCACGAGCAGCAGGTCGTCGAGGTAGCCCAGCACCGGAATGAAATCGGGAATCAGGTCGATGGGGCTCAGGGCATAGGCGAGCACCAGCAGCGCCAGCGCGCGGGCGTACCAGGGCGTGCGCGGGTCGCGGGCGGCCACGCTCAGGGCCAGCAGCTCGGCCTTGAGACGCCGGGCCAGGGCGCGCAGCCGGGCGATCACAGCAACTCCAATACGCCGCGTAGGTCGCGCAACGTCGCGTCGGGTTTCTCGCCGCCCAGCGGGTGGCCGGTGGGCAGGTACGCCGCCCGCAGCCCGACCTGCTGCGGTCCCCACACGTCGTTGCGGGGCGAGTCGCCCACGAACCAGGCGTCGGCGGCGCCCACCCCCAGCCGCTTCAGGGCGAGGCGGTAGAGGGCAGGGTCGGGCTTGCTCAGGCCGACCTCCACACCGTCCAGCACGCTGTTAAGGAGTGGTGCGAGGCCCAGCCGCTCTATGCAGCGCCTCTGCGCCTCCACCCAGCCGGTCAGACCGTTGGTGACGACCGCTGTGCGGACGCCGCGTGAGCGCAGCGCGGTAAGCACCTCCGCCGCATGGGGCATGAGGCAGGGAACATTCAGCAGCGTGGCCCGGTAATCGTCCAGCAACTCCTGCGCACCGTGGCCCAGACCAAATTCGGCGACCAGTTCGGAAAACACCTCGGCCTTGGGGCGATAACCGAAGTCGTCCAGCACGATGAAACGCCCGGCGTACTCCTCCGGCAGCCCGAAGCGCCGGACATGCCCGGCGAGCCAGGCGCGCAGGGTGGCGGCGCGGTCGTGCAGCGTGCCGTCGAGGTCGAACAGGACGGCGCGGGGCATGGGCGCAGTCTGCCATGACCGTCCGATGGGGATGCGGCGCCTAAGGTAGACCGCATGAACGCCTCCTTGCTGCTGGGCATCGCCATCCTCTCGGAAGTCATCGCCACCAGTGCCCTGCGGGCCTCGGACGGTTTTACGCGGCCGCTGCCGAGCGCGGTGGTCGTGGTGGGCTACGGGCTGGCCTTCTATCTCATGGCGCAGGTGCTGCGGACCCTGCCGCTGGGCCTGACCTATGCCGTCTGGTCGGGGGTGGGCACAGCCCTGACGGCGGCAGTCGGGTGGCTGCACTTCCGCGACACCTTTCACCCGGCGGCGCTGGGCGGCATCGCATTGATCGTCGTGGGGGTGGCGGTCCTGAACGCGGCGGGCAGCGCCCGGCACTGACCCCGGCCCCCCCGCCCGGCTCAGGCCTCGCCCACGCCCCCGGCCTCGTCGGGCGACTTGTGGAAGGCGGCCCC encodes:
- the hrpB gene encoding ATP-dependent helicase HrpB codes for the protein MLRATSRSILPVSVFPGLPIAEVIPEVRRALAAHPLVVLQAPPGAGKSTALPLELLHEPWLAGQGVIMLQPRRVAARAVAARLAEGLGEEVGGTVGSRVRFESRVSARTRLEVVTEGILTRRLQRDPELAGVGLVILDEFHERSLNADLALALLREVQGALRDDLRVLVMSATLDPELPARLGAPLVESAGRAYPVEVRYLEADPVGRVEDTVARAVRAALEREEGDVLAFLPGVREIRAAQARLSDAAATVLPLYGDLPLAEQARALRPGSSGPGGRKVVLATSIAETSLTIDGVRVVVDGGLSRTQTFDPGTGLSRMVTGRVTRDSADQRAGRAGRTAPGVAYRLWPARTQPLLPAARPPEILEADLAPLTLELAGWGTPDPAGLPWLDAPPPARIDTARTLLRDLDALDAEGRITPAGSRLLDFPTHPRLAHLLTAGDDPALAADVAALLEERDPLPPGSGADLSERVAALRAWRARRPHAGDVGVLERVERLSKQWRGLLKVQPDHTPPDPYDVGALLTLAYPERAALARAGGTGLARGRFLLAGGQGAALPEGDALAGASALAVAHLDAGQAEGRIYLAAPLDVGALEARAAWQDVVRWDGRTGTLVAQQERRVGALVLATRPLSGVPAELRAAALAGAVREEGLHLLTFSPEAEQFRARVESLRAWRPGEAWPDLSDTALLATLETWLGPALGSARTRDDLARVNVLPALQALLPWPLPQTLNELAPTHLEVPTGSRIRLEYRVGEPPILAVKLQELFGLAETPTVDGGRRPVLLHLLSPAGRPVQVTQDLRSFWNSSYFEVRKDLRGRYPKHPWPDDPWSHAPMKGTKKRGV
- a CDS encoding YkvA family protein, yielding MIARLRALARRLKAELLALSVAARDPRTPWYARALALLVLAYALSPIDLIPDFIPVLGYLDDLLLVPAGLWLALRLLPPEVLADARRAAEAHPRRLARSGWGLALMLLIYAAALLLGWWWWAAGHAPPTHAARHFP
- a CDS encoding HAD family hydrolase is translated as MPRAVLFDLDGTLHDRAATLRAWLAGHVRRFGLPEEYAGRFIVLDDFGYRPKAEVFSELVAEFGLGHGAQELLDDYRATLLNVPCLMPHAAEVLTALRSRGVRTAVVTNGLTGWVEAQRRCIERLGLAPLLNSVLDGVEVGLSKPDPALYRLALKRLGVGAADAWFVGDSPRNDVWGPQQVGLRAAYLPTGHPLGGEKPDATLRDLRGVLELL
- a CDS encoding DMT family transporter; this encodes MNASLLLGIAILSEVIATSALRASDGFTRPLPSAVVVVGYGLAFYLMAQVLRTLPLGLTYAVWSGVGTALTAAVGWLHFRDTFHPAALGGIALIVVGVAVLNAAGSARH